In Fusobacterium canifelinum, a genomic segment contains:
- a CDS encoding autotransporter outer membrane beta-barrel domain-containing protein, whose translation MFGKKYLFVLALLVTTISYAESFNISQETKKETKEILKHTKDDSSKLGSFAVSGNAIIFQRNGSLVNNGFLKGSINATGEEAKGKSKKGEITVEGQGNGISSVGYSPFSNKNDVNKSIEKVENKGFIAGEANLKGGNAEIYGEVSSISTGNGILAYALADYGEIIGSDGKDSGIVDGIGGASKSASAMSLKNTFTVGNNVVKKNDSIIKTPHERDFNGKNNQIYLKKVENYGTISGNIKIKTEAGYPRETTTILGEEGIIQPQWRSISTTASGNGISGFSYITTPVKQTYAENKINKIVISSIDNKSLIEGNVVLEAGSKGTLTYTHSYGSGNGISAISYTNNNAKQETIASIEEIKNEGFIKGYLKEIAGENTSRGWHEYSNAKATASGNGVSVYSRSSNYQVKNNEASLKKVENKGFISGKIFAKAGAGYGENMAQIESSGNGLAVFSRGKQKKVVIEDVKNDGIINGKAIVYGGKDKKALDAQIADRRFYVPINEKSLPAGESDNLKEDNSGYLVPPKTQEEKERRERNEKILALQKELKEKLNLNQKDIYEIEKGVKDSDRKILEEGKRIYLEGIQPEIKKLNEKILKLEDNAKWNPNYDRTELNELKAKMKDLEEREKKYSNLAPESMIIESLEAYNNKVNLLEDELKKVEKELAEKKENLKFHKEGTYGYIQTQKEINNLKVKLENEKKELAKKLKEKENLSEGTKKLFALKTEIQKIEKEILALSEKKEGAPTINHKENVIQTTSDVYASGNGISVQQEGTGGSEFGGLTNKGVVSGYAEVYHGHSQGNYTRIAYQGSGAGLAVRGEVQKKVINIGIISGSDFALLSAGKKEDTYNVNDPNFLSGFKDGVDNYGILAGRVIIGGYKSSASANEGYEYFETIYKDKNHYNNLGLFLVLDKQGEVKKIIKGNNSGKYEGKDIVNIDGLDESYQNENNLIENKIINGVGKDGLIITKESQNKNIDNSIVNGFKTAVKIRNNGLTKISNSTINANGFGKSYAILGDEGANKVEITNKSIINGKIDLGAGDDVLIVGGDSKLNREVNLGTGNNTLSFGKRENETRALSHSVFGTSLTTSPIFIGVVENANNVEVNENIALSSSSRISGVKELNVTNGKTLDYYFAGKENQAFADLAGSNRVLKVNGNGRVNLVPVGDKIQIGYEKDLLGFTFATNNGNNSSNSNNNSGNNNNNSKNIPNIPNGNFFIDPRLTPFEKYSKGAFDAYIIDYKKTGIDFLKDYKSSQEVFKNYLYNLTNNNPVGYLKDSAIDTVLAYYKASTDSNFAKKGQITVSGETFNIRNKYYENNKVVSNGALAEINYGTSDDTNIGLNIGGGKSKVKSTNEDLKSEVLVLGVNAEYRVKNFSWKNEISYGRIKPKKYSALDMYSLYSQLGYNIPLSETWTLTPKVSVFLSKVKQKEMTVNNIKVAKDDDTFVETTVGTELNKKFMFGNNGINFELGVDYSMVKDLDDSKAHFVGGSTEFDLRNYDRKNRATAEIKFGYEHISGVTATFRIRKNKDITSSGFGLGYKF comes from the coding sequence ATGTTTGGAAAAAAATATTTATTTGTATTAGCACTTCTTGTTACAACAATTTCTTATGCAGAGAGTTTTAATATTTCACAGGAAACTAAAAAAGAAACAAAAGAAATATTAAAACACACAAAAGATGATAGCAGTAAACTTGGTTCATTTGCAGTAAGTGGAAATGCTATTATATTTCAAAGAAATGGTTCTTTGGTAAATAATGGATTTTTGAAGGGTAGTATAAATGCAACTGGAGAAGAAGCAAAAGGAAAATCAAAAAAAGGTGAAATAACTGTAGAAGGACAGGGAAATGGAATTTCTAGTGTAGGATATTCTCCATTTAGTAATAAAAATGATGTTAATAAGTCAATTGAAAAAGTTGAAAATAAAGGTTTTATAGCAGGAGAAGCAAATTTAAAAGGTGGAAATGCAGAAATTTATGGAGAAGTAAGTTCTATTTCAACAGGGAATGGAATTTTGGCATATGCATTAGCAGATTATGGAGAAATAATAGGTTCAGATGGGAAAGATAGTGGGATTGTTGATGGTATAGGTGGAGCAAGCAAAAGTGCTAGCGCTATGTCATTAAAAAATACTTTTACAGTTGGAAATAATGTAGTTAAAAAGAATGATTCTATTATAAAAACACCTCATGAAAGGGATTTTAATGGTAAAAATAATCAAATATATCTAAAAAAAGTTGAAAATTATGGAACTATTTCTGGAAATATAAAAATAAAAACAGAAGCTGGGTATCCAAGAGAGACAACTACAATATTGGGAGAAGAAGGAATAATCCAACCTCAATGGCGTTCTATTTCAACAACAGCTTCAGGAAATGGAATATCAGGATTTTCATATATTACAACACCAGTAAAGCAAACTTATGCAGAAAATAAGATAAATAAAATTGTAATTTCAAGTATAGACAATAAAAGTTTGATAGAAGGAAATGTTGTTCTGGAGGCGGGAAGTAAAGGGACACTAACTTATACACATAGTTATGGTTCAGGAAATGGAATTTCTGCTATTTCTTACACAAATAATAATGCAAAACAAGAAACAATAGCTAGTATTGAAGAAATAAAAAATGAAGGGTTTATTAAAGGATATTTAAAAGAAATAGCTGGAGAAAATACTTCAAGGGGTTGGCATGAATATTCAAATGCAAAAGCAACAGCCTCAGGAAATGGAGTTTCTGTTTATAGTCGTTCAAGTAATTATCAAGTAAAAAATAATGAAGCCAGTCTAAAGAAAGTAGAAAATAAAGGATTTATCTCAGGAAAGATTTTTGCAAAAGCTGGGGCTGGTTATGGAGAAAATATGGCTCAAATAGAATCATCAGGAAATGGATTGGCTGTATTTTCAAGGGGTAAACAAAAGAAAGTTGTAATTGAGGATGTGAAAAACGACGGAATAATTAATGGAAAAGCTATTGTATATGGTGGAAAAGATAAAAAAGCTTTAGATGCACAGATTGCAGATAGGAGATTTTATGTTCCTATCAATGAAAAATCTCTGCCAGCAGGAGAATCAGATAATTTAAAAGAAGATAATTCTGGCTATTTAGTTCCTCCAAAAACACAAGAGGAAAAGGAGAGAAGAGAAAGAAATGAAAAAATACTAGCTTTACAAAAAGAATTAAAGGAAAAGTTAAATTTAAATCAAAAAGATATTTATGAAATTGAAAAGGGGGTAAAAGATTCCGATAGAAAAATATTAGAAGAAGGAAAAAGAATTTATTTAGAAGGAATTCAGCCAGAAATAAAAAAATTAAATGAAAAGATTTTAAAACTAGAAGATAATGCAAAATGGAATCCAAATTATGACAGAACAGAATTGAATGAATTAAAAGCTAAAATGAAAGATTTGGAAGAAAGAGAAAAAAAATATTCAAACTTAGCTCCTGAATCTATGATTATCGAGTCCTTAGAAGCTTATAATAATAAAGTTAATTTACTAGAAGATGAATTGAAAAAAGTAGAAAAGGAGTTAGCAGAAAAAAAAGAAAACTTAAAATTTCATAAAGAGGGAACATATGGATATATACAAACACAAAAAGAGATAAATAATTTAAAAGTTAAATTAGAAAATGAGAAAAAAGAATTAGCTAAAAAATTAAAAGAAAAAGAAAATTTAAGTGAAGGAACTAAAAAATTATTTGCATTAAAAACAGAGATTCAAAAAATAGAAAAAGAAATATTAGCATTGTCTGAAAAGAAAGAAGGAGCTCCTACTATTAATCATAAAGAAAATGTTATACAAACAACAAGTGATGTATATGCAAGTGGAAATGGAATTTCTGTTCAACAAGAAGGAACTGGTGGGTCAGAATTTGGAGGGCTAACTAATAAGGGAGTTGTGAGTGGATATGCAGAAGTATATCATGGCCATTCACAAGGAAATTATACAAGAATTGCTTATCAAGGTAGTGGAGCAGGTCTAGCTGTTCGTGGTGAAGTACAAAAAAAAGTAATAAATATAGGAATTATATCTGGTAGTGATTTTGCTCTCTTATCAGCAGGCAAAAAGGAAGATACGTATAATGTTAATGACCCTAATTTCTTATCTGGTTTTAAAGATGGTGTAGATAACTATGGAATTTTAGCAGGAAGAGTTATCATTGGAGGGTATAAATCATCAGCAAGTGCAAATGAAGGTTATGAATATTTTGAAACAATTTACAAAGATAAAAATCATTATAATAACCTTGGTCTATTCCTTGTATTAGATAAACAAGGAGAAGTAAAAAAGATTATAAAGGGTAATAATTCTGGAAAATATGAAGGAAAAGATATAGTAAATATTGATGGTTTAGATGAAAGTTATCAAAATGAAAATAATTTAATTGAAAATAAAATCATAAATGGTGTTGGAAAAGATGGGCTTATCATAACAAAAGAAAGCCAAAATAAAAATATTGATAATAGCATAGTCAATGGATTTAAAACAGCAGTAAAGATTCGAAATAATGGTCTTACAAAAATTTCAAATTCAACTATTAATGCTAATGGTTTTGGAAAATCTTATGCAATTCTTGGAGATGAAGGTGCAAATAAAGTTGAAATAACTAATAAGTCTATCATAAATGGAAAAATTGATTTGGGTGCAGGAGATGATGTTTTAATTGTTGGTGGAGATTCAAAATTAAATAGAGAGGTTAATTTAGGTACTGGTAATAATACATTATCATTTGGAAAAAGAGAAAATGAAACAAGAGCATTGTCTCATTCAGTATTTGGAACAAGCTTAACAACATCGCCAATATTTATAGGAGTTGTTGAAAATGCAAATAATGTTGAAGTAAATGAAAATATAGCTCTTTCTTCAAGCTCAAGAATAAGTGGAGTAAAAGAGTTAAATGTTACAAATGGGAAAACATTAGATTATTATTTTGCTGGAAAAGAAAATCAAGCTTTTGCTGATTTAGCTGGAAGTAATAGAGTTCTAAAAGTTAATGGAAATGGAAGAGTAAATCTTGTTCCAGTTGGAGACAAAATTCAAATTGGTTATGAGAAGGATTTATTAGGTTTTACTTTTGCTACTAATAATGGAAATAACTCAAGCAACAGTAATAATAATTCAGGGAATAATAACAATAATTCTAAAAATATCCCAAATATTCCAAATGGAAATTTCTTTATAGATCCAAGATTAACCCCATTTGAAAAATATTCTAAAGGTGCTTTTGATGCGTATATAATTGATTATAAAAAAACTGGAATAGATTTCTTAAAAGATTATAAGTCAAGTCAAGAAGTATTTAAAAATTATTTATATAATTTAACAAATAATAATCCAGTTGGATATTTAAAAGATTCGGCAATAGATACTGTATTAGCATATTATAAAGCAAGTACAGATAGTAATTTTGCCAAAAAAGGACAAATAACAGTAAGTGGAGAAACTTTTAATATCAGAAATAAATATTATGAAAATAATAAAGTTGTTTCTAATGGTGCATTGGCTGAAATAAATTATGGGACAAGTGATGATACAAATATTGGATTAAATATTGGTGGTGGAAAGAGTAAGGTTAAATCAACAAATGAAGATTTAAAATCAGAAGTTTTAGTACTTGGTGTAAATGCAGAATATAGAGTTAAGAATTTCTCTTGGAAAAATGAAATATCTTATGGAAGAATAAAACCTAAAAAATATTCAGCATTGGATATGTATTCTCTATATTCCCAATTAGGATACAATATTCCATTATCTGAAACTTGGACTTTAACACCAAAAGTATCTGTTTTCCTTTCAAAAGTTAAACAAAAAGAAATGACAGTTAATAATATAAAAGTTGCAAAAGATGATGATACTTTTGTTG